In Verrucomicrobiia bacterium, the genomic stretch CTTCTTCCTGACGCATGACCGTCTGCGTCAGCTGGAGCGCAAGATCATGCTCGACGTTGAAGGCGAATCGGCAGAGTGGTTCATGAAACTGATCCGGCACGAGGCTGCCCATGCTTATGCGTATGCGTATCAGTTTTTTCGCACCCGCGGCTGGCAGCGGACGTTTGGCAGATCTTCGGCGAACGAAACTCCCTCGTTCTACCGCCCCCGCCCTTACAGCCGAAGCTTCGTTGTTCACCTGGACGATTGGTACGCCCAAAGCCATCCGGACGAGGACTTCGCAGAAACTTTTGCCGTGTGGCTGACTCCCGATCACGATTGGCGGAAGCGCTACAGCGGTTGGAAGGCGTTGCAAAAGCTGGAATACGTCGATGCCCTGATGCGTTCACTGGCGGGGAAGGTGCCTCCCCTTGCTCCCGCCTATGACCCGTCGGATTACGACTGCCTGAATGTGAAGCTCAAAACCTACTACGCTCGCAAGCGGAAGGTTTATGAAGAATCATTTCCTGATTTTTATGATAACGACCTGCGGCAACTCTTCGGCGCAGCCGCCGAGGGCGGGCACGTCAAAGCCTCTGTCTATCTGCGGCACCATCGCCGCGAACTGGAAGAGGCCGTGTCTCAGTGGACCAACGAAAGCAAGTATCGGGTGAACCAGTTGCTCGCGCGGCTCATTGAGCGATGCGACCGGCTTGGCCTGTACATCAAGGCGTATGACCCTCGTCAAAACCTGCAGGTCGCCGCATACATCACAACGCTGGTGATGAACCACCTGTTTACCGGCAGATTTAAACGAACGAAGTAGCATGGCGAAGAAACTGAAGATCCTCGCGTTATTTGACGCGATAGCTCCCACAACGCTCGACCAGGATCTGAGCGCGGAGCTCGCAACGGAAGATTGGAAAACCGAGGCGAATGTGCTCGGCGCCCTGCGCGAGCTGCAACACACGGTTGAGCACCTCGCCATTTTCGACGACCTCGATTTGTTGAGGCAAAAGCTCCAGACGTTTGCGCCCGACATCATTTTCAACCTCGCCGATCAGTTCCGAAACAACCGATCCTTCGATCAGAACATCGCTTCATTTTTGGAAATGCACGGCGTCTCCTTCACTGGATGCGGCTCGACTGGATTGACCCTGTGCAAGCACAAGGGCATTTCAAAAAAGATTCTGGGGTATCACCGCATCAAGGTTCCCGAGTTTGATGTCATCCCCAGAGGCAAGCGCTTTGGACGGCCCAAGCGGCTGCGATTTCCCATCATCGTCAAGCCGCTGAAGGAGGAGGCATCGCTCGGAATTTCACAGGCGTCGTTCGTCGAAACCGATGACCAATTTCGAGATCGTGTTCAGTTCATTCACGATAAATACGGCAGCGACGTCATTGCGGAGGAATACATCGCGGGCCGCGAACTTTACGTCAGTGTGCTCGGCAATCACCGGCTCGAAGTCTTTCCCATCCGCGAACTGGTGTTCCGCGAAGTGCCGCCCGATGAGCCGCGCATCGCAACCTTCAAGGGCAAGTGGGATGAGGAGTATCGTAGGCGATGGGGATTGCAGAACCAGTTTGCCGAAGGGCTGGACCCTGCTTTGCAACGCGAGATTGTACAGACCTGCAAGCGAATCTACCGGCTGCTGACGATTGATGGCTATGCACGGGTTGACTTGCGCGTGACGGAGACCGGCCAGATTTATTTCATCGAGGCCAATCCGAATCCCATTCTTGCGTCCGACGAGGATTTCGCGGAGTCGGCGTTGAAGGCGGGAATCGCGTATCCCGAGCTCATTGGACGAATCATCCGGACTGGAATGAACACGGTTCGCGAATAGGTTCCGCGCGAGGCTTCAAGGGCCCAGGAATCGCGGATGTGATTAGGCCGCGAAGAACTTTTGGATCTCGCGCACCACTTCGACGAAACGATCGACTTCACCCTTCGTGTTGTAGAAATAGAAACTGGCGCGGGCGGTGGACTCGACTCCGAGCTTGTGCATGAGCGGTTGAGTGCAATGATGCCCGCCGCGCAACGCAACGCCACCCTGGTCGGCGAGCATCACCACATCGTGCGCATGCACGTCCTTCAGCAGGAAGCTGACGAGCCCGGCACGATTTTGTCTGGGCCCGAAGAGCCGGATATCGTTCAGGGACGCAAGTTTTTCATAGGCATAGCCGGCCAGTTCCTGGTCGTGCTTCCAGATGTTTTCGCGGCCGATTGCATCGAGATAATCCATGGCCGCGTGCAAACCAACGGGTCCTGAAATATCGGGGGTGCCGGCTTCGAACCGGTGCGGCGCCTTTTTGAAGTCGCATCGCGAATAACCAACACTCAGGATCATTTCCCCGCCGCCCTGGTAGGGTGGCATGGAGTCCAGCAAATCCTGGCGGCCCCAGAGCACGCCGACGCCCGTGGGTCCACAGATTTTATGGCCCGAGAAAGCAAAGAAATCGCAGCTGATTTCCTGCACATCGACTGGCATGTGGCCCGCGCTCTGGGCGCCATCCACCAGCGTTGTGATTCCAAGCTTCCGCGCGCGAGCGCACATCTCCGCCACGGGATTCAAGCTTCCCATGGCGTTCGAGATGTGAACCATTGAAAAGAGTTTCACCCTGGGCGTGAGCAGCGCATCCAGGGTTGAGAGGTCGAGAGTTCCCTCATCGCCCGTGACGGGAACATACGCGATCGTCGCCCCGCGGCGTTGAGCAAGCAACTGCCAGGGAACAATATTGCTGTGATGCTCCACCTCGGTGAGCAGGATGACATCGCCCGGCTTCACATGCTGCGGACCCCACGTGCTCGCAACCAGGTTGATGGCTTCCGTCGTGCCGCGTGTGAAAACGATTTCATCAGCACTTTTTGCGTTGATGAATTTTGCCGCGCGGGCACGCGCCGATTCAAACGCCGCTGTAGCGCGGTTGCTTAATTCGTGAATGCCGCGATGCACGTTGGCGTTATCCCGTTCATAATAACGAACAAGAGCATCAATGACGGCGCGCGGCTTTTGTGAAGTGGCGGCATTGTCGAAATAGATGAGCGGTTTGCCGTGCACCTGCTGGTTCAGGATTGGAAAGTCCTGCCGCAGGCGAGCCCAATCAGGGGTCAGCATTGGTGTCATCGCGCGTTTGAAAAAAAAGCCCGTTGCGACGGAATCAGCGACGGTGCGCGTGAGGATGGCTCCGGGATCATAGCAGCCCCAATTGCAGCTTCGCAGCCTCGGTCATCATGCCCTGATTCCATTGCGGTTCCCAAACCAGTTCAACTGAAACGTCGTCGATCGTTTCAATCGAGAGAAGCTTGTTCTGGACGTCCTGTTGCAGGACCGGCCCCATGCCGCAGCCGGGCGCGGTGAGGGTCATCTTTACATCCGCTTTGAAACTGTTGGACGAACCTGCAATCGGTTCCACGTGACAGTCATAAATCAATCCAAGGTCAACAATGTTCACCGGGATTTCGGGATCGTAACAGGTTCGCAGCTGGGTCCAGATTTCCTTCTCCACCTGTTCAGGGGTTTGGGGAGCGGCGCCGGAAGGGGCCTTAGGTTTTTCGACCCGCTGCAACCCGAGCGCATCGGCGTTCTGGCCCTCAATGCGAAACATGTTCCCGTTCACGACGACGGTGTAGCTGCCACCCAGCGATTGTGTGATGTAGGCAGTTTCTCCCTTCTGCAAAGTCACCTTGGTTCCGACCGGCACGATGGCTGCCTCGACGTCGCGGCTGAGAATGATGGGATCGTTGTTGTACATAACTGAAATAGTTCCGATCAGGTCTGCTCGTTTTCGGTGCTCACAGGCTTCTGCTCGTTGCCTTGCAAGGCTGCCATGAGGGCGTGCCATGCCAGAATCGCGCACTTTACACGGGCCGGAAAGCGATACACGCCAGCGAACACTGCCAGTTTTCCGACGTCTTCATGGACCTTTCCCGTCATGACCATGTCATGCACCCTGTGGAAACTGGCTTCAGCCTCGGCCTTGGTCTTGCCTTTCACGCTTTCGGTCAGCAGCGAAGCCGACGCCTTCGAAATGCAGCACCCTGAGCCAACAAAGCTTGCATCCGTGATGCGGTCGCCCTGCATCACGAGGAAGAGCTTCAGGTTATCGCCACAGAGCGGGTTGTGTCCCTGGGCTGAACAGGTGGCTGCCGGAGTTTCGTGAAAGTTCCGTGGCTTCTTGCAATGGTCGAGAATGACCTGCTGGTAAAGATCATTGAGGTCGTCAAACATGGGAGCAAACGTCTCCGGAGAGGAATCCCGAAACGCCGGCTGTGCCAAAGCGGAACAAATTGCAAAACAGCGTTGGAGGATTTCCGATTGCGGACTTCATCTCAGGTGAGGATTGGCTTCCAGCCGATCCCAGACAATGCGATCCAACTCGTCACGCACAGACTCGCAGCGGATGCGCTCAATGATTTCGCCGGCGAAAGCATGAATCAACATGCGGCGGGCAGTGTCCTGGCTCAGGCCGCGCGAGCGCAGGTAGAAGATCGATTCGTCGTTCAACTGGCCGATCGTTGCCCCGTGCGTGCATTTGACGTCGTCCGCGTAGATCTCCAGCTGCGGTTTCGTATCGGCCGTGGCATCGTCAGAAAGCAGCAGGTTCTTGTTTGTCTGCTTTGCGTCGGTCTTTTGGGCAAGCTGTTGCACGAGAATCCGGCCGTGAAATACGCCCTTCGATTTGTCGTCCAGAATCCCGTTAAAATATTCATGACTGGCGCAATGCGGCTCGGCGTGTTCCACGATCATGTGATGATCCGCCAGTTGCTCGCCGCGGGTCAGATATAAACCGTTCAAAACGCATTCAAGCCCTTCGCCTGCCAGTTTGGTGCGAATGTTGTTCCGCGCTAGCCTGGCGCCCAGTGAGAACGAATGAACGTTCACACGGCTGGCGCGGCCGAACTGGCCATGAATCGTTGCGACATGAAAAGAATCCGCAGCCTCGTCCTGGACCTTGATCAACTCCACATGCGCACCGTCGCCTGCAATCAATTCCGTCACGGCATTGGTCAAATAGGGCGCCGTTGACGTGTGAACGTAGTTCTCGGTGACGACCAGCCGGCTGTTCGCATCGGCAAGGATCAGGTTGCGCGGCTGGATGGTGGTGCCCTGCTGTTTCGCGGACGAAACAAAAATCAAATGCACGGGTTCGGGCACTTCCATGCCCGCGGGCACATGAATGAACACGCCATCCGCGAAGTATGCCTGGTTCAGCGCCGCAAACGCGTTTCCAGCAGTTCGCGCATATTGCGTGAGATGTTTCTCCAAACCGCCGTGACCGTTTGCAAGGGCATCGCTCAAGTTCTGGACTACGACACCTGCAGGGAGGCTTCCGATGCTGGACAGCGATCGGGCGAAATGGCCATTGATGAACACGAGCCGGTGCCCGGCAATGGCCCCGAACGGAGCGCGCTCGACCGCGGCTGAAATCGATTCGCTTGTGCTCCCGTCAGCGGATGGCTGGAACGGAAGCCGCGCGATGGGTGCGACGTTGGTGAACCGCCAGTCCTCATCCTGCAACGTGGGAAACCCCTGGTCAGCGAAACTTGCAAGCCCCGCTTTCCGCAGCGGTTGCAGCCACGAGGGCTGTTGCAGACCTGAAGTGAAGCCATCGAATGCTTCCACGTGCGGGTCGGTTTGCTTCTTCTGTTCCATCGACTGAACCATAATTGAATGCTCCAACGAATGTACTAAAATTTGAGTCCGCTAGTGTTCCATGCCGCCCCGGGTTCCGCAAGTTCTTCAAAAGACTCATTGGTTGGCGTAAATCCGCGCCTCCGCCTCCGTGATTCGGCCGTCCTTGTTGGAATCGCAGGAATCAACCGCGCGATTAAATTCAACGTTCTTCCCCGGAACAATCTTGCGTTCGTGGCTGAACACGATGGGCAATGATACATGCGTCGAGCTTTCGGACTTGTCGCGAGACCCGGATTGCTTCGTCATGGTTTCGTAAAAGAGCCGCGCCGCGCCGTCGCTCTCGAATTCAACGGGCGTCCGCTCCGCATCCCTGTAAACCGTTTGACTGTGTGTGATGCAACCGCTTGCCAGAGCGGCGAGCATGAGTGTTGTCAGGACTTTGATGGTGTTGTTCATATTCGATCTGAATCTATTGATTTGCGAGTTCGCGCAAGGCTGCGTCGCGCCGCGCAAAACTGGTGATCATGCGCGCCAGCTCCATCGCTTCGTTGCGGCGGCCGAGATGCGCCAGGTGGCGCGCACTGGCGCCGGCTGCCTCGTCGCGGGCACTAAACGACACCATCGCTCGAAGCGCCTGCCGTGCTGTCTCGACGTCCCCGCCTTCCGCCGCGTCGCGCGCCAGCTGCGCCAGAGCCGCGTCGCGTTTTGTGAATGCGAGAATGTCCAGTGCTGCGGAAAGCCGGTTTGTAAAAGCCGCGGGCCGGTTTGTAAGGCTTGAAGTATCCACGTCTGAAAAGGAACCTGATTCGTTTGTTGCGGCTGTCTCTGGCAGCGATTCCACACGAAAATCATCTGGAACTTCGGTCCAACGCGTTGTGCTTGAAACGCGAGGTTCCGAGAGGCGGCCGGGCCGAAGCGAAACATCTTCAATCCTAAAGCGCCTCATCGGCGCGATTCTGAATCGTACGCCAGCAACGTCGGTCATCGTCAGGTTTCGAAATGTCAGGTTCACGTGGTTCAACGTTATTGCTCCGTGGTCCAGGGTGCTTTCGTTAGTGTAGTAATTATAAGAGGCGCCGCTGCCGGAAAGCAGATTAAGCGAGTGCGTCCATCCTTCATTCCAGTAGATGGGATGGCTGCCTGTGAGGATCAGTGAATTGCTGACAGAGGTGAGTTGAACATTCACATTCCACTTCAAACCTCCCGCGGTGATTCGGATAGCGGCCGCATCGCCTGACTGGAAACCGGGAATCGGCTGGTCGATAAGCCAGGTGCCGACCTGGTTCACGACAACGTCACAGTCCAGGGTCGTCTGGGACGGCGGAACCTCAATGGTTGCCGAACTGAAGTGCGATACCCGCCCGCGCCCAAAGCTCGCGCGGGGAGCTGTCATGATCCGTTCGTTGCGCATCTCAAACCCATGGATAGCCCCAAGCGGCGTGAACAGAACGACATACTTATCGATAGATTCCCCCGCCGATCTTGCATACACAGGCGGCCGCAGAACGTCAAAAATTCCGTGAATCTGCGGGGCATTGGTCATGAGAACTCCCCTCGGATCCCACCATGCTTCGTTGGTTCCGTCTCTTTTACCGATCGCCACCATATGCAGCGGTTCGCGGGAGCCGAGCGAGGCAATAAAGAGCGGCTGCGGCTCGCGAGCCAATGCGGGCTGCGGCTTTGACGCCGCCGCGGGTGCGGGGGCCGCGACCTCTGATTCGATGCGCGTCTCGCGGATGAGGTTGGGATTTGCGCGGAACCTGTCATTTCGTCGCAAAAGCGAGCGCGGGGACGCGGGGATCCAGCCCGCGCGCTTTAAATCCACAGGTTGAAACGCGATCGGAAACGTTTTTGTTTCGGCATCGAACAGGCTGGTTTGATTCTGCACCTGGATGTGCAGATGCGGCTGGCTCGTGTTGCCCGAATTTCCAACGCGGGCGATGAGTTGTCCGGTTTTCACGGGATCGCCCTTTCGCACGAGGATGCTCGCTTTCTGCAAATGGCCGAGCATCACAAAGACGCCATTGGTCATTCGAAGCACGATGTGATTGCCCGCTGGATTGTTGGGATCGGTTCGACCGATCGGATTGTCGGGCAATCCGTCTACCACATTCGCAACGGTGGCGTCGGCGGGCGCATACACGGGTTCGTTCCAGGCGAAATAATCATCAATGCCGCTCCGGGCGTGCTGGCGGTCCTGGCCGTTAACGATGCGAATCAAATCAAGGGCATGACGTTGCTCGAGGTGGGTGTAATGAAGATTTACAAGCGCGCTCGGACCGCCATTGCCGACCAGCCATTCTGCAGCCACGGGCGACGCGAGCACCACAGTCGAAGCGGGCTGAGTTGACCAATGGATGCGCACCAGTTGTGTGGCAATGAACAGGCTGCCAGCTGCAAGGGAGAGGTTCGTGGCGATCTGAATGCGCTTTCCCGGAAGCAATTCCAGCAGGATAAGAATGACTGCGCACGCAAGATAGAGCGCGCGAATGACGGCGTATTGGTTTGCAGTGAACTGCGCGGGAACGATGCACGTCTCGAGCACGCACACGGTACAAATCCAAAAGAGCCATTTGTTGATGACGGCCCAGCGATGCTGGCGCAAACCCGGAATGAATGGCGTTCTCCACAAACGCAGCTCGAGGGCGCCGCGGTATAATCGCCAGAGTACCAAGCCGATATAGACCGGGATTGCGAGCAGCATGCAGAGGAAAAGGACGTTGAAGAAGTTCCCCATGCGATACGCAGCCCAACCGAGCACAATGAGAAGTGTCGCCGCAAGCGCATCCATTGCGAACAATGCAATGCTCTTTGCCCGGCTTGCGCGCGCCCCAGGGAGGGGCGGCGGAACGGGTTCATTGACTGGGTTGCTCGAGAACGTTTCCACGCGCGTCTTGAAGTGGCTTGCCTGCTGGTAACGGCGCTCGGGTTCCTTCTCCAAGGCGCGCAGCACGATATCATCAAGCCGGACATCGACCTGCACTTTAGCCGAAGGCGGTTGAAACCGTCCGAGCGGCAGTTCGCCTGTCAGCATTTCGTAGAAGACAACGCCCAGCGAATAGATGTCAGCCCTGTGATCCACGTCCTGCGGGTTTTCAACTTGTTCGGGTGCCATGTAGTGCGGCGTCCCCATGATGTCCTTGGCTCCTGTGAGCCGAAAATCCGCGGGTTCCTGCCCCAGGATTTTTGCCAGCCCGAAATCCGCAATCTTCACCCTGCCCTTTCGATCGAGCAGGACATTCTCGGGTTTAATGTCGCGATGAACGATCCCTTCGTCATGGGCAAACTGCAGCGCTGCACAAATCTGAGGAATGACCGCGAGCGCCTCCCGGGGTGTCAGTCTGCCGGCCTGCTGAACCTGGCGCAGGTTGCGGCCATCCACGAATTCCATGATGAAATAGCTGAGGCCGCCAGCCTGGCCGAAGTCGTAAACAGCAACAATATTGGGATGATTCAGCCGTGCCAGTGCTCGGGCTTCGCGCGAGAAACGGCTGCCGAAATCGAGCTCATTGTTCGGGGGCGCGAGAATCTTCAATGCCACGTTCCGATCCAGCGCTGGCTGCCGCGCCTTGTAAACGGCGCCCATCCCGCCTTTGCCGAGGGGGCCAAGGATCTCCAGTTGGGGAAACAGTTTGGCGAGTTCTTCCAGGGTCGGCGGGATAAATGCGTGCTGTTGTGAAACGCCGGGAGCGCTATCGATTCCCTGCTTCATCACGCACGCCGGGCATAATCCCTGGGCAACGTCGCCGCGCAAATTCGTGCCGCATTGGGGACATGTGCGCGGGATGATCTCGGTCTCGGCGGCAGGTGTGGTATTCTGCGCCCCTGCCTTCGTTCGCCCGCCCAGCTGGCTTCGGAGCAAGGAGAGCAGCGCAATGATTCCAGTCACGATGGCGAGGACCACGAGCAGTCCCAGCATGAGCAGGAAAACCCGCGACAACGCATCGCTAACCATTGAAGCAATGACAGGTTCGAACGTGTTCATCTCACCGCTTACTGAAGGAACGAAATCGAAACGTTACGCATTTTTTGCAATTTCCGTATCCCTCACGCGGACAACGCGGCAAAGAGGTTCCTC encodes the following:
- a CDS encoding ATP-grasp domain-containing protein; the encoded protein is MAKKLKILALFDAIAPTTLDQDLSAELATEDWKTEANVLGALRELQHTVEHLAIFDDLDLLRQKLQTFAPDIIFNLADQFRNNRSFDQNIASFLEMHGVSFTGCGSTGLTLCKHKGISKKILGYHRIKVPEFDVIPRGKRFGRPKRLRFPIIVKPLKEEASLGISQASFVETDDQFRDRVQFIHDKYGSDVIAEEYIAGRELYVSVLGNHRLEVFPIRELVFREVPPDEPRIATFKGKWDEEYRRRWGLQNQFAEGLDPALQREIVQTCKRIYRLLTIDGYARVDLRVTETGQIYFIEANPNPILASDEDFAESALKAGIAYPELIGRIIRTGMNTVRE
- a CDS encoding cysteine desulfurase, which translates into the protein MTPMLTPDWARLRQDFPILNQQVHGKPLIYFDNAATSQKPRAVIDALVRYYERDNANVHRGIHELSNRATAAFESARARAAKFINAKSADEIVFTRGTTEAINLVASTWGPQHVKPGDVILLTEVEHHSNIVPWQLLAQRRGATIAYVPVTGDEGTLDLSTLDALLTPRVKLFSMVHISNAMGSLNPVAEMCARARKLGITTLVDGAQSAGHMPVDVQEISCDFFAFSGHKICGPTGVGVLWGRQDLLDSMPPYQGGGEMILSVGYSRCDFKKAPHRFEAGTPDISGPVGLHAAMDYLDAIGRENIWKHDQELAGYAYEKLASLNDIRLFGPRQNRAGLVSFLLKDVHAHDVVMLADQGGVALRGGHHCTQPLMHKLGVESTARASFYFYNTKGEVDRFVEVVREIQKFFAA
- the sufT gene encoding putative Fe-S cluster assembly protein SufT gives rise to the protein MYNNDPIILSRDVEAAIVPVGTKVTLQKGETAYITQSLGGSYTVVVNGNMFRIEGQNADALGLQRVEKPKAPSGAAPQTPEQVEKEIWTQLRTCYDPEIPVNIVDLGLIYDCHVEPIAGSSNSFKADVKMTLTAPGCGMGPVLQQDVQNKLLSIETIDDVSVELVWEPQWNQGMMTEAAKLQLGLL
- a CDS encoding SUF system NifU family Fe-S cluster assembly protein, with product MFDDLNDLYQQVILDHCKKPRNFHETPAATCSAQGHNPLCGDNLKLFLVMQGDRITDASFVGSGCCISKASASLLTESVKGKTKAEAEASFHRVHDMVMTGKVHEDVGKLAVFAGVYRFPARVKCAILAWHALMAALQGNEQKPVSTENEQT
- the sufD gene encoding Fe-S cluster assembly protein SufD — its product is MEQKKQTDPHVEAFDGFTSGLQQPSWLQPLRKAGLASFADQGFPTLQDEDWRFTNVAPIARLPFQPSADGSTSESISAAVERAPFGAIAGHRLVFINGHFARSLSSIGSLPAGVVVQNLSDALANGHGGLEKHLTQYARTAGNAFAALNQAYFADGVFIHVPAGMEVPEPVHLIFVSSAKQQGTTIQPRNLILADANSRLVVTENYVHTSTAPYLTNAVTELIAGDGAHVELIKVQDEAADSFHVATIHGQFGRASRVNVHSFSLGARLARNNIRTKLAGEGLECVLNGLYLTRGEQLADHHMIVEHAEPHCASHEYFNGILDDKSKGVFHGRILVQQLAQKTDAKQTNKNLLLSDDATADTKPQLEIYADDVKCTHGATIGQLNDESIFYLRSRGLSQDTARRMLIHAFAGEIIERIRCESVRDELDRIVWDRLEANPHLR
- a CDS encoding protein kinase, yielding MNTFEPVIASMVSDALSRVFLLMLGLLVVLAIVTGIIALLSLLRSQLGGRTKAGAQNTTPAAETEIIPRTCPQCGTNLRGDVAQGLCPACVMKQGIDSAPGVSQQHAFIPPTLEELAKLFPQLEILGPLGKGGMGAVYKARQPALDRNVALKILAPPNNELDFGSRFSREARALARLNHPNIVAVYDFGQAGGLSYFIMEFVDGRNLRQVQQAGRLTPREALAVIPQICAALQFAHDEGIVHRDIKPENVLLDRKGRVKIADFGLAKILGQEPADFRLTGAKDIMGTPHYMAPEQVENPQDVDHRADIYSLGVVFYEMLTGELPLGRFQPPSAKVQVDVRLDDIVLRALEKEPERRYQQASHFKTRVETFSSNPVNEPVPPPLPGARASRAKSIALFAMDALAATLLIVLGWAAYRMGNFFNVLFLCMLLAIPVYIGLVLWRLYRGALELRLWRTPFIPGLRQHRWAVINKWLFWICTVCVLETCIVPAQFTANQYAVIRALYLACAVILILLELLPGKRIQIATNLSLAAGSLFIATQLVRIHWSTQPASTVVLASPVAAEWLVGNGGPSALVNLHYTHLEQRHALDLIRIVNGQDRQHARSGIDDYFAWNEPVYAPADATVANVVDGLPDNPIGRTDPNNPAGNHIVLRMTNGVFVMLGHLQKASILVRKGDPVKTGQLIARVGNSGNTSQPHLHIQVQNQTSLFDAETKTFPIAFQPVDLKRAGWIPASPRSLLRRNDRFRANPNLIRETRIESEVAAPAPAAASKPQPALAREPQPLFIASLGSREPLHMVAIGKRDGTNEAWWDPRGVLMTNAPQIHGIFDVLRPPVYARSAGESIDKYVVLFTPLGAIHGFEMRNERIMTAPRASFGRGRVSHFSSATIEVPPSQTTLDCDVVVNQVGTWLIDQPIPGFQSGDAAAIRITAGGLKWNVNVQLTSVSNSLILTGSHPIYWNEGWTHSLNLLSGSGASYNYYTNESTLDHGAITLNHVNLTFRNLTMTDVAGVRFRIAPMRRFRIEDVSLRPGRLSEPRVSSTTRWTEVPDDFRVESLPETAATNESGSFSDVDTSSLTNRPAAFTNRLSAALDILAFTKRDAALAQLARDAAEGGDVETARQALRAMVSFSARDEAAGASARHLAHLGRRNEAMELARMITSFARRDAALRELANQ